One region of Oceanipulchritudo coccoides genomic DNA includes:
- the hisF gene encoding imidazole glycerol phosphate synthase subunit HisF, with product MLSVRIIPCLDVNAGRVVKGVRFKELRDAGDPAQIAKVYEQQGADELVFLDITASSSERDIMRDIVEETASHCFMPLTVGGGLRSVENIRDMLNAGADKVSLNTAAVLDPDLISSASDRFGNQCIVVAMDAKWDATVGTWRVYTHGGRKPTELLAVDWAKEVVRRGAGEILLTSMDADGTKAGYDIPLTRALADVVEVPVIASGGAGTLGHLVDVLKEGHASAVLAASIFHFGEFTISEAKEHLASAGLPVRLTGDN from the coding sequence ATGCTTTCTGTCCGCATCATTCCCTGTCTGGATGTGAATGCCGGACGTGTCGTTAAGGGAGTGCGCTTCAAGGAGTTGAGGGATGCTGGCGATCCTGCGCAAATTGCCAAGGTCTATGAACAACAGGGCGCCGATGAGCTGGTCTTTCTCGATATCACGGCTTCTTCAAGCGAGCGCGATATCATGCGCGACATCGTCGAGGAGACGGCCTCTCACTGCTTTATGCCGCTGACCGTCGGGGGTGGCCTTCGCTCTGTTGAAAATATCCGCGACATGCTCAATGCCGGGGCGGACAAGGTCAGTCTGAATACGGCCGCTGTTCTCGATCCGGATTTGATATCCTCCGCCTCCGACCGGTTTGGAAACCAATGCATCGTTGTCGCGATGGACGCAAAGTGGGATGCCACGGTAGGCACATGGCGTGTTTATACCCATGGGGGTCGTAAACCGACGGAATTGCTTGCTGTCGACTGGGCAAAGGAAGTTGTCCGCAGGGGTGCAGGTGAGATTCTCCTCACAAGCATGGACGCGGACGGCACCAAGGCTGGTTATGATATTCCGCTGACTCGCGCCCTTGCAGATGTGGTTGAGGTCCCTGTCATTGCTTCCGGTGGGGCGGGTACGCTCGGACACCTGGTTGATGTGCTCAAGGAGGGACATGCTTCGGCAGTCCTTGCGGCGAGTATCTTCCACTTTGGTGAATTCACCATATCGGAGGCCAAGGAGCATCTCGCATCCGCGGGGTTGCCGGTTCGCTTGACCGGAGATAATTAA
- the murJ gene encoding murein biosynthesis integral membrane protein MurJ, protein MGKFSRRVSEVAGWTMASRVLGLARDVLLFASLGSGPLNSAFILAFTIPNLFRRLLGEGALTSSSIPVLASSLEKDGQEQAFSLLNAIMVRLGLGLLLLQVVAIPLFWGTRLIPGLPERWYLASDLSLILFPYMFFICLGALVCGMLNVLGRFGLAALNQAWLNIAMISAILAGLFFVPMSGWQRVVLISAGVLLGGALQLLVPLFGLVQQGWRPRLGLDSHPELSKVMRLFLPGLLGAAIFQINILVSRFLAFSLDDTATGLLYISSRLVELPLGVFAIAITTVVFPELSRLSSSGSEDGFQKVFTKGLSLIFMITLPAALGLILLAEPILGFLFEWGLFESGDVRAAGPVLMAAACGLPFFAWSTLLTRAWYARQEMRTPVLFAAVNLFLNLFLGLILMRIYGAVGLALSNTLSSLVHCLALQAFLPGRSIKWKGWQTPAILLLGLSALSALAVFGQQLIQELNLPGKLEDSLIIFVLIPLAAGSYFLVLWFLRHPALKNLLRKAL, encoded by the coding sequence ATGGGTAAGTTTTCACGGAGAGTCTCCGAAGTGGCTGGCTGGACTATGGCCTCCCGTGTGCTTGGCCTTGCCCGCGATGTTCTTCTCTTTGCCTCGCTTGGCTCGGGCCCGTTGAATTCCGCTTTCATCCTGGCTTTCACGATTCCAAATTTATTTCGCCGACTCCTTGGTGAGGGAGCCCTGACTTCCTCCTCAATACCCGTCCTGGCCAGCTCGCTAGAAAAAGACGGTCAGGAGCAGGCCTTTTCTCTCCTGAATGCGATCATGGTGCGTCTGGGTTTGGGGCTTCTGCTCCTGCAGGTGGTCGCCATTCCCCTTTTCTGGGGCACTCGACTGATCCCCGGTCTTCCTGAACGCTGGTACCTTGCCTCAGACCTTTCGCTGATCCTGTTCCCGTATATGTTCTTCATTTGTCTCGGGGCTCTGGTTTGCGGGATGCTTAATGTCCTTGGACGATTTGGCTTAGCCGCCCTGAATCAGGCCTGGCTCAATATCGCCATGATCTCGGCAATCCTTGCGGGTCTCTTTTTCGTCCCAATGAGTGGTTGGCAAAGGGTCGTCCTGATTTCCGCAGGGGTCCTGCTCGGAGGCGCGCTTCAATTGCTGGTTCCCCTTTTCGGGTTGGTCCAGCAAGGTTGGCGCCCGCGCCTTGGATTGGATTCCCATCCAGAGCTCTCCAAAGTCATGCGGCTATTCCTTCCGGGACTGCTCGGGGCTGCAATTTTCCAAATCAATATTCTCGTTTCGCGATTTCTCGCCTTTTCCCTGGATGACACGGCCACCGGGCTGCTTTACATTTCCAGCCGTCTGGTGGAATTGCCCCTCGGAGTCTTTGCCATAGCAATTACAACCGTTGTTTTCCCCGAACTGTCACGCCTGAGCTCCAGTGGCTCAGAGGATGGGTTTCAGAAGGTCTTCACCAAGGGACTTAGTCTCATTTTCATGATCACCCTTCCCGCCGCCCTCGGGCTCATCCTCCTGGCAGAGCCCATCCTCGGCTTTCTTTTCGAATGGGGTTTGTTTGAATCGGGAGACGTGCGAGCTGCCGGACCGGTTTTGATGGCAGCTGCTTGTGGCTTACCCTTTTTTGCGTGGTCGACACTTCTCACGCGTGCCTGGTACGCACGGCAGGAGATGCGAACACCCGTGCTCTTCGCTGCGGTAAACCTTTTTCTGAACCTTTTCCTTGGACTAATTTTGATGCGGATCTACGGAGCTGTCGGCTTGGCCCTGTCCAACACGCTCAGCTCATTGGTCCACTGCCTGGCCTTGCAGGCATTTCTTCCTGGTCGCTCGATCAAGTGGAAAGGATGGCAAACTCCCGCAATTCTATTACTTGGCTTGAGCGCCCTCAGCGCCCTTGCCGTTTTCGGACAGCAATTGATTCAGGAACTGAATTTGCCCGGCAAACTGGAAGATTCCCTTATTATCTTTGTTCTGATTCCGCTGGCCGCTGGAAGCTATTTTCTCGTCCTTTGGTTTTTAAGGCATCCGGCCTTGAAAAACCTTCTCAGAAAAGCGCTTTAG
- a CDS encoding phosphate acyltransferase, giving the protein MSFMDSLLGKLQRHPKRVVFPEGSDPRIIQAARQFSTQKCGVPVLLGDRTEIKDRAQRLDIRLDGIRIMDPQRSDDFDMFLPMIEALPAYADLSPEEKKSLLLDRHNFAALMLVSGRADALVGGATVTTSSGLRSLFRIIPTQPTVNTASSMLVLDQENTKIGMDGLLFFADCGVIPDPSSEQLADIAVSTAEIAWHLTGENPRVAFLSFASHAKRPVHASIGKIREAVPIAEAKAAARAIPVDFEGELQLDAALDPEVAEQKGLANSEVAGTANILVFPDLNSGNIASKLLQVVAGARTYGQVIIGLQKPCAEISRGAHVYDIFGTAVITASQAINRKLLFGSQ; this is encoded by the coding sequence ATGTCATTTATGGATTCATTATTGGGCAAGCTGCAGAGGCACCCAAAACGTGTCGTCTTCCCGGAGGGAAGCGATCCGCGGATCATCCAGGCGGCTCGTCAATTTTCCACCCAGAAGTGCGGCGTTCCCGTCCTCCTCGGTGACCGTACCGAAATTAAGGACCGGGCACAGCGACTGGATATACGCCTTGACGGAATCCGTATTATGGATCCCCAGCGGAGTGATGATTTTGACATGTTCCTCCCAATGATTGAGGCCTTACCTGCCTATGCGGACCTTTCCCCTGAGGAAAAGAAGAGCCTCCTTCTGGACCGTCACAACTTCGCCGCCCTGATGCTTGTCTCTGGACGTGCCGATGCCCTTGTAGGAGGCGCCACCGTCACAACCTCGAGCGGTTTGCGATCTCTTTTCCGGATAATTCCGACACAACCCACAGTCAATACCGCCTCATCGATGCTTGTCCTGGATCAGGAAAACACGAAAATCGGCATGGACGGATTACTCTTTTTCGCCGACTGCGGGGTTATTCCCGATCCCTCGTCGGAACAGCTTGCCGACATTGCAGTTTCCACTGCGGAAATTGCCTGGCATCTCACCGGGGAAAACCCACGGGTGGCCTTTCTCAGCTTTGCCTCGCATGCCAAACGTCCCGTCCATGCCTCCATCGGGAAGATTCGCGAGGCCGTCCCAATCGCCGAAGCAAAGGCAGCCGCGCGGGCTATTCCAGTCGATTTTGAAGGTGAACTGCAGCTCGATGCCGCTCTCGATCCCGAAGTTGCAGAGCAAAAGGGACTCGCCAATAGCGAGGTTGCCGGAACGGCCAACATCCTTGTTTTCCCCGACCTTAACTCAGGGAATATTGCCTCCAAGCTGCTCCAGGTGGTCGCGGGCGCGAGAACCTACGGGCAGGTCATTATTGGCCTGCAAAAGCCCTGTGCCGAAATCAGTCGGGGAGCCCACGTGTACGATATTTTTGGAACAGCTGTTATCACGGCCTCCCAGGCCATCAACCGGAAGCTCCTCTTCGGAAGCCAGTAG
- a CDS encoding phosphotransacetylase family protein: MKEYLTKPENSLTPRLFVAATRQNDGKTTTCLGLFAAIQHKLEKVGYIKPIGQRFVKFHDHLIDEDTVLFDTTYDIHTPIESMSPVAIDGTFTRRFIDDPKGMHPVLVDSVLRAFDRSAYEKDMIIIEGSGHAGVGSIFNLSNAEVARLLGAKAIIVARGGIGKPVDEISLNKSLFDKFGVEVIGAILNKVDPSRMELVRQYTGKALEAMGIPLLGLIPDTETLTYPNLSQVVEAVEGRWLNGESTGENNRVRNIVVGAMTANSLIDYIKPGMLIITPGDREDILLLTIAACSVAGKRPLAGIVLTRNIQPSHHIMEMIAQTNIPVVISKGESYTVASRINSMTVKTQPQDADKIPVIKKLIADNVDLEMIMKKLNINV, encoded by the coding sequence ATGAAGGAATACCTGACCAAACCCGAAAACTCATTGACGCCGCGATTGTTTGTGGCCGCGACCCGGCAGAACGATGGCAAGACAACGACCTGCCTTGGGCTCTTTGCAGCCATCCAGCACAAGCTGGAAAAAGTCGGTTACATCAAGCCGATCGGCCAACGTTTTGTTAAGTTTCATGATCACCTGATTGACGAGGATACAGTCCTCTTTGATACGACTTACGATATCCACACTCCCATCGAAAGCATGAGCCCCGTGGCGATCGATGGCACCTTTACCCGTCGGTTTATAGATGACCCGAAGGGTATGCATCCCGTATTGGTCGATAGCGTCCTGCGGGCCTTCGACCGGTCAGCATATGAAAAGGATATGATAATCATTGAGGGGTCGGGGCATGCTGGGGTTGGCTCCATTTTCAACCTGTCAAATGCTGAGGTAGCCCGACTGCTTGGAGCCAAGGCCATTATTGTCGCCCGTGGAGGCATTGGGAAGCCGGTCGATGAGATCTCCCTCAACAAGAGCCTCTTTGATAAGTTTGGCGTCGAGGTCATTGGTGCCATTCTCAACAAGGTTGATCCATCTCGCATGGAGTTGGTTCGCCAGTATACAGGGAAGGCGCTGGAGGCCATGGGGATTCCTCTTCTCGGGCTCATCCCGGATACCGAAACCCTCACCTACCCGAATCTTTCACAGGTTGTCGAGGCAGTCGAAGGACGATGGCTCAATGGGGAATCAACCGGCGAGAATAACCGTGTTCGGAACATCGTTGTCGGGGCCATGACCGCCAACAGCCTGATCGATTACATCAAGCCGGGAATGTTGATCATAACCCCGGGAGACCGTGAGGATATCCTGCTGCTGACAATTGCTGCATGCAGTGTGGCCGGCAAGCGGCCCCTTGCGGGAATTGTCCTGACCCGCAACATACAACCGTCCCATCACATCATGGAAATGATTGCCCAGACCAATATTCCCGTGGTGATCAGCAAGGGCGAAAGTTATACCGTCGCGTCCAGGATAAATTCAATGACCGTAAAGACACAACCTCAGGATGCAGACAAGATTCCAGTTATTAAGAAACTGATCGCCGATAATGTGGATCTGGAAATGATAATGAAGAAACTCAATATCAACGTCTGA
- a CDS encoding STAS domain-containing protein, with the protein MVKEQIIVGADLSDRLSSHLDAAKKRLHIEIKDDVTSTPVPDLRIGIKEIMEKVDPAKWNALYLDMRSSRVVDSMGINWLFAESVRVKELKKKMVIRISSPAIHRVMEFAGLDKLVVLKYRRRKQTR; encoded by the coding sequence ATGGTCAAGGAACAAATTATTGTGGGAGCCGATCTTTCGGACAGACTTTCCAGCCATCTGGACGCTGCCAAGAAGCGGCTCCATATTGAAATCAAGGATGATGTGACAAGCACCCCAGTGCCAGATCTCCGTATTGGCATCAAGGAGATCATGGAAAAGGTGGACCCAGCAAAGTGGAACGCCCTTTACCTGGACATGCGCTCTTCCCGGGTAGTTGATTCAATGGGAATCAACTGGCTCTTTGCGGAAAGTGTCCGGGTCAAGGAGCTGAAGAAAAAAATGGTCATCCGGATCAGTAGTCCGGCGATTCACCGGGTCATGGAATTTGCCGGGCTGGATAAACTGGTGGTTCTGAAATACCGCCGCCGCAAGCAGACCCGTTAG
- a CDS encoding SpoIIE family protein phosphatase — MTEITGRSPAVLVVEDDPHGLSFMVSSLSLSGFRVISAQSITEARRQCESESLAQLWAILCDYRLPDGNGIEFLKWVHAEDPNLAFLIITGQGEKAIVQSALTGGAFHYLEKPVTHRELQRVMKDAVVDTQRLRQSVLDRQGLRDLKQFDQKMNSRIPEELSDRVQIFYQPLHEVGGDFFITHSKSPGEWVLLVGDVSGHEIKSGFVSTYIQGMFRGCLENGCPVQEFLELSNSTLRKRGFSQSLDEDVISLSCSTFYIPPSGTSICHWNFGFTPCYVVSETGRIQTGDSGKFPLGWMEEIDVADVRIPIKGNAQLIIFTDGLPEFADELKVNAFSLLYALMHGQKSIYDLPISPKDDILVLSYSLKSQIPLNSQFQPVLSEHYAGTEVEHIDHLQSNWRRSISFALEDKLGDRLYDLLICIREGMLNAFIHGCEKAPDKFAHLQISISPEKDRLRIVIDDPGRGHSFDLKKRLEDIGHTGSQHLGLGIIQHLSDEFHLENKGTSLVFDFEISPVPA, encoded by the coding sequence ATGACGGAGATTACCGGAAGAAGCCCCGCAGTCCTTGTTGTCGAGGATGATCCTCACGGGCTGAGCTTTATGGTATCGAGCCTGTCCCTTTCCGGGTTTCGGGTGATCAGTGCACAATCAATCACGGAAGCACGCAGGCAATGTGAGAGCGAATCCCTGGCACAACTCTGGGCGATTCTTTGCGATTACCGCCTTCCCGATGGAAACGGAATCGAATTCCTGAAATGGGTTCATGCCGAAGATCCGAATCTCGCGTTTTTGATCATCACGGGTCAGGGCGAAAAAGCGATCGTCCAGAGCGCGCTTACTGGGGGGGCTTTTCACTACTTGGAAAAACCGGTCACCCACCGCGAGCTTCAGCGGGTCATGAAGGACGCCGTGGTCGATACCCAGCGACTGAGGCAATCCGTTCTAGACAGGCAGGGGCTCAGGGATCTGAAGCAGTTTGATCAAAAGATGAACAGCAGGATCCCCGAGGAACTCAGTGACAGGGTCCAGATATTTTACCAACCCCTTCATGAGGTTGGGGGAGATTTTTTCATCACACATTCTAAATCGCCCGGCGAGTGGGTCCTGCTGGTCGGGGATGTTTCAGGACATGAGATCAAGTCCGGTTTTGTCTCCACTTATATTCAGGGCATGTTCAGGGGTTGCCTGGAAAACGGTTGCCCAGTCCAGGAGTTTCTGGAGTTGTCCAACAGCACGCTCAGAAAGAGAGGGTTTTCCCAATCCCTGGATGAGGATGTGATCAGTCTTTCCTGCTCCACCTTTTACATCCCGCCAAGTGGGACCAGTATTTGCCACTGGAACTTCGGGTTTACTCCATGTTATGTCGTCTCGGAAACGGGCAGGATTCAGACAGGTGACTCTGGAAAATTCCCTCTGGGTTGGATGGAGGAAATTGATGTTGCCGATGTTCGAATACCCATAAAAGGGAACGCCCAGCTAATAATTTTTACAGATGGATTGCCCGAATTTGCAGATGAATTGAAAGTGAATGCATTTAGTTTGCTGTATGCTTTGATGCACGGCCAAAAGTCTATCTATGACTTGCCTATTAGTCCGAAGGACGACATACTCGTTCTCAGTTATTCATTGAAATCCCAAATACCCTTGAACTCCCAATTTCAGCCAGTTTTAAGCGAGCACTACGCCGGGACGGAGGTTGAGCATATCGACCACCTTCAGTCCAATTGGCGTCGAAGTATTTCCTTTGCCTTGGAAGACAAGCTCGGTGACCGACTCTACGATCTCCTCATTTGCATCCGGGAAGGCATGCTGAACGCGTTCATCCATGGATGTGAAAAAGCCCCGGACAAGTTTGCTCATTTACAGATCAGTATTAGTCCTGAAAAGGATCGCCTCCGGATTGTTATCGATGATCCCGGCCGGGGACATTCATTCGACTTGAAGAAACGCCTTGAGGATATCGGCCATACCGGCTCTCAGCATTTGGGGTTGGGAATTATCCAGCATTTGAGTGACGAATTTCATTTGGAAAACAAGGGGACGTCACTGGTCTTTGATTTTGAAATTTCCCCTGTGCCGGCGTAA
- a CDS encoding CCA tRNA nucleotidyltransferase translates to MKDLTRHYTQSHWSFLMRLARLCADAGGKAYLVGGCVRSALLGEEVLDFDVEVFQLEPDILESLLRELAPFTKVGKAFGIYKLSGWPVDVGLPRRESKRGSGHRGFDISIDPGMSLEEAAMRRDFTVNAIYFDMLEEGLIDPLGGLADLEAKRLRHCSERFSEDPLRVLRAMQFAARIPATVCRETTDLCKNLTPEGLSPERYFAEWEKLLLEGKSPSAGLHFLEECRWLQYFPELAAMSGCPQDPEWHPEGDVYEHTLHCLDAFARERSGNREEDLIVGFAVLCHDMGKPSTTKLIDGHLRSYGHETAGLKPARAFMKRLNLATKLAEQVLPLIKCHMRPAILFQEKSSPSAIRRLSRDCGRLDLLLRVFRADSAGRPPIPDNSHEANDWLLAQARQLKVTSTRPKPLLNGHDLMKRGWTPGPHMGRFLDNAYERQLDGAFTTRADALEWLEDQRPSEDQFKENQSDRLKE, encoded by the coding sequence ATGAAAGACCTTACCCGCCACTACACACAGTCGCACTGGTCTTTTTTGATGAGATTGGCCCGCTTGTGCGCCGATGCGGGAGGCAAGGCCTACCTCGTTGGAGGCTGCGTCCGCTCAGCCCTTCTGGGAGAAGAAGTCCTCGATTTTGATGTTGAAGTATTTCAACTGGAACCGGACATCCTTGAATCCCTCCTTCGTGAATTAGCCCCTTTTACAAAGGTTGGAAAAGCCTTTGGTATCTACAAGCTATCCGGTTGGCCCGTGGATGTCGGTCTGCCGAGAAGAGAATCCAAGAGGGGATCAGGACATCGGGGATTTGATATTTCGATCGATCCCGGAATGTCACTTGAGGAAGCGGCCATGCGAAGGGACTTCACGGTCAATGCAATCTACTTCGATATGCTCGAGGAAGGATTAATTGATCCGCTGGGAGGTCTTGCCGACCTTGAGGCAAAGCGCCTCCGGCATTGCTCGGAACGATTCTCCGAGGATCCCCTGCGTGTTCTTCGCGCAATGCAATTCGCAGCCCGGATTCCTGCAACCGTGTGCAGGGAAACAACCGACCTCTGTAAGAACCTCACCCCTGAGGGACTTTCGCCGGAGCGATACTTTGCCGAATGGGAAAAACTCTTGCTGGAAGGGAAAAGCCCTTCCGCCGGGCTTCATTTCCTGGAGGAATGCAGGTGGCTTCAATACTTTCCCGAGCTGGCAGCCATGTCCGGATGCCCCCAGGATCCTGAATGGCACCCGGAAGGGGATGTTTATGAACACACTTTGCATTGTCTGGACGCCTTTGCCCGGGAGCGGTCTGGCAATCGGGAGGAAGATCTCATCGTTGGATTTGCCGTGCTCTGCCATGACATGGGCAAGCCCTCGACAACCAAATTGATCGATGGCCACCTTCGCTCCTACGGCCATGAGACCGCTGGCTTGAAACCAGCAAGGGCATTCATGAAACGCCTGAATCTGGCCACGAAGTTGGCCGAGCAGGTTCTTCCGCTCATTAAGTGTCACATGCGACCAGCGATTCTCTTTCAGGAGAAGAGTTCACCTTCGGCCATCCGGCGCCTTTCGCGGGATTGCGGGCGTCTGGATCTTCTTCTGCGGGTCTTCCGGGCTGATTCGGCGGGCCGGCCTCCGATCCCGGACAACAGTCATGAAGCCAACGACTGGTTGCTTGCCCAGGCACGCCAATTGAAAGTGACGTCAACCCGACCCAAGCCGCTCTTGAATGGACACGACTTGATGAAGAGAGGTTGGACACCCGGCCCTCACATGGGCAGATTTCTGGACAATGCCTACGAGCGACAACTGGACGGGGCATTCACCACCCGGGCAGACGCACTTGAATGGCTGGAAGATCAAAGGCCCTCGGAGGATCAATTTAAAGAGAACCAATCCGACCGGCTGAAGGAATAA